Proteins encoded in a region of the Methanobrevibacter millerae genome:
- the rhuM gene encoding RhuM family protein, whose protein sequence is MNNEIVKTLLYTSEDGAVAIKVIIDSENDTMWTTQKTMAELFGKNIKTISKHLTNIFESEELVKSEVTFNPNDSTNSGIVIINPDAKTQPILYNLDAIISVGYRVNSKQATHFRRWATGVLREYIIKGFALDDELLKKGSRFGKDYFDHLLSRIREIRASERRFNQKITDLYATSADYNLDADETKDFFATVQNMLLFAITGQTAAEIIKSRSDKTKVNMGLTTWEDAPHGKILQADVVISKNYLNEMELDSLNTLVDGFLTLAETRANSQKPTFMKDWKTLLYGYLELSQLPLLEGKGKISAVEAKTYAINEYNEFRINQDKNYESDFDNLIKSIKRMEGKK, encoded by the coding sequence ATGAATAATGAAATTGTAAAAACATTATTATATACCAGTGAAGATGGGGCAGTGGCGATAAAGGTAATTATTGATTCCGAAAATGACACAATGTGGACTACACAAAAAACCATGGCAGAATTATTTGGTAAAAATATCAAAACCATAAGTAAACATTTAACTAATATTTTTGAGTCTGAAGAGTTGGTAAAATCGGAAGTTACATTCAATCCGAACGATTCCACTAATAGTGGAATCGTTATTATAAATCCTGATGCTAAAACACAGCCAATATTATACAACCTGGATGCCATTATCTCTGTTGGCTATCGTGTAAACAGCAAACAGGCAACACACTTCCGCAGATGGGCAACAGGCGTGCTTAGAGAGTATATTATAAAAGGTTTTGCACTGGATGATGAGTTACTGAAAAAAGGCTCAAGATTCGGGAAAGATTACTTTGACCATTTGCTTTCAAGAATCAGAGAAATACGTGCATCAGAAAGAAGATTCAATCAAAAAATCACGGATTTGTATGCAACAAGTGCAGATTACAATCTGGATGCTGATGAAACAAAAGACTTCTTTGCCACCGTACAGAACATGCTACTCTTTGCCATAACCGGTCAAACCGCTGCTGAAATCATAAAATCCCGCAGCGACAAAACTAAAGTTAACATGGGACTGACAACATGGGAAGATGCTCCCCATGGAAAAATTCTACAGGCAGATGTGGTAATTTCAAAAAACTACTTAAACGAAATGGAATTGGATTCACTGAATACACTGGTTGACGGTTTTTTAACATTGGCCGAGACAAGGGCAAATTCCCAAAAACCAACATTCATGAAAGACTGGAAAACATTGCTTTACGGATATCTTGAATTAAGCCAATTGCCACTATTGGAAGGAAAAGGCAAAATTTCAGCTGTTGAAGCAAAAACTTATGCGATTAACGAGTATAATGAATTCAGAATAAATCAAGATAAGAATTATGAATCTGATTTTGATAACCTTATCAAATCCATCAAACGGATGGAAGGTAAAAAATAA
- a CDS encoding DUF86 domain-containing protein, whose product MNAKDEKHIKKIIEYCEATASDIEYFGDDFNEYLTNDHYQRACAFNIIQIGEYIGRLSDEFKDKHPEIAWNSLKAMRNIHAHDYENVIEHLVWETMKVELPELKEYLEKLL is encoded by the coding sequence ATGAACGCTAAAGATGAAAAACATATTAAGAAAATCATAGAATACTGTGAAGCGACAGCAAGTGACATTGAGTATTTTGGTGATGATTTTAATGAATACTTAACCAATGATCATTACCAAAGGGCATGTGCGTTTAATATTATCCAAATTGGGGAGTATATTGGCAGATTGTCTGATGAGTTCAAAGACAAGCATCCTGAAATAGCTTGGAATAGTTTAAAGGCAATGAGAAATATTCATGCTCATGATTATGAAAATGTTATTGAGCATCTGGTTTGGGAAACTATGAAAGTTGAGCTTCCAGAACTTAAGGAATATCTGGAAAAATTATTATAG
- a CDS encoding nucleotidyltransferase family protein yields the protein MIFTIEEITKRTIPIAIKHGVNRLCLFGSYARNEASDDSDLDFIMDDGDVTSLIKYMSFVQDLEDEFKCHVDLVSSCSHNKEFLNKIKKDVVIIYER from the coding sequence ATGATATTTACTATTGAAGAAATCACAAAAAGAACCATTCCAATAGCCATTAAGCATGGGGTTAATAGGTTATGCCTTTTTGGATCTTATGCTAGAAATGAGGCAAGTGATGACAGTGATTTGGACTTCATAATGGATGATGGGGATGTGACTTCTTTAATTAAATATATGTCTTTTGTTCAAGACTTGGAAGATGAATTTAAATGTCATGTTGATTTGGTTTCATCATGCAGTCATAATAAGGAATTTTTAAACAAAATCAAAAAAGATGTGGTTATAATCTATGAACGCTAA